Proteins from a single region of Limosilactobacillus fermentum:
- a CDS encoding FeoB-associated Cys-rich membrane protein: MLSLITNTVIILLIIGCAFWQLVKVFKRAKKGKCAACDYDCAVKQQVLKQEKHGAQ; this comes from the coding sequence ATGCTTAGTTTAATTACCAACACCGTCATCATTTTGCTAATCATCGGCTGCGCCTTTTGGCAACTCGTTAAGGTCTTTAAGCGGGCCAAGAAGGGCAAGTGTGCCGCTTGCGATTACGATTGCGCCGTTAAACAACAGGTCTTAAAACAAGAAAAGCACGGTGCCCAATAA
- a CDS encoding FeoA family protein has product MPAKYTLTHFELLNEATQERLHNLGLYEGKDVALIQRYPFHGPVIIESDRQRIGLRYRVFCQLTGGMES; this is encoded by the coding sequence ATGCCGGCTAAATATACTCTGACCCACTTTGAGTTGCTCAACGAAGCCACCCAAGAGCGGCTCCACAACCTTGGTTTATACGAAGGAAAGGACGTGGCGTTGATCCAACGCTATCCATTCCACGGGCCAGTCATCATCGAAAGTGATCGCCAGCGAATCGGCCTACGTTACCGGGTCTTTTGTCAACTAACGGGAGGGATGGAGTCATGA
- a CDS encoding prenyltransferase — MSVKVFLELVEIKAKTASVLPFILGLFLAAYHYHTVQPMLALLFFIAMFLFNMAVDMLDNYHDYVHAVDTEDYQQNTNIIGRENLSPHLVLAMLITLVVIAALLGIYLVTQLGLTLLWLGVFCFAVGFLYSSGPFPLSGLPVGEFFSGFTMGFMITLISVFVNTGADFTWSWTNLGVIFLVALPDELWISNLLLANNICDEQEDNDNHRHTIVHFIGKKWALYAFAVKNTIAFLAIIAAAVLRLTPWTVLLTLLIIPFVVKQTKLLFNKQVKKETFPAAIRILLIGSLVQVVTFAVGLI; from the coding sequence ATGTCTGTCAAAGTATTTTTAGAATTGGTTGAAATCAAGGCCAAGACCGCCAGTGTCTTGCCCTTCATACTCGGCCTCTTTTTAGCGGCCTATCACTACCACACCGTGCAACCAATGCTGGCGCTCCTCTTTTTTATCGCCATGTTCTTGTTTAACATGGCGGTCGATATGTTGGACAACTACCACGATTACGTTCACGCCGTCGACACCGAGGACTATCAGCAAAACACCAACATCATCGGGCGCGAAAACTTATCTCCGCACTTAGTGTTGGCGATGTTGATCACCCTAGTGGTTATCGCCGCTTTGCTGGGAATCTACCTGGTGACCCAACTAGGGCTGACCTTGCTTTGGCTCGGGGTGTTTTGCTTTGCGGTCGGCTTTTTGTACTCATCGGGTCCCTTTCCATTATCGGGGCTGCCGGTTGGTGAATTCTTCTCCGGGTTCACGATGGGCTTTATGATCACCCTGATTTCGGTTTTTGTGAACACCGGAGCGGACTTTACCTGGTCTTGGACTAACCTGGGGGTTATTTTCTTAGTGGCGCTGCCTGATGAACTATGGATCTCCAACCTGTTGCTAGCAAATAACATTTGCGACGAACAAGAGGATAACGATAACCACCGCCACACGATTGTCCACTTTATCGGTAAGAAGTGGGCGCTGTACGCCTTTGCGGTTAAAAACACCATTGCCTTTTTAGCCATTATTGCGGCGGCAGTGTTACGCTTAACGCCGTGGACGGTCCTGTTGACCCTTTTAATTATCCCGTTTGTCGTCAAGCAAACCAAGCTTTTATTTAACAAGCAGGTCAAAAAAGAAACCTTTCCGGCGGCGATCCGGATTTTACTAATCGGTTCCCTTGTCCAGGTCGTGACCTTTGCGGTGGGGTTGATTTAA
- the sufC gene encoding Fe-S cluster assembly ATPase SufC, producing the protein MATLEVKNLHVSVTDDETKQTKEILKGVNLSMKTGEIHAIMGPNGTGKSTLSQTIMGQPGYTVTEGEILLNGENILEMPVDERARKGLFLAMQYPAEIQGVTNAEFLRAAINARRPADDQISVMDFIKKLDHNLALLDMDESMTERYLNEGFSGGEKKRNEILQLLMIEPSFAILDEIDSGLDIDALKVVSKGVNSMRGDNFGSLIITHYQRLLNYIVPDTVHVMMGGKIVKTGDAELAKKLEAEGYAGLRDELGLDVKLVDDNH; encoded by the coding sequence ATGGCAACATTAGAAGTTAAGAACCTACACGTTTCGGTGACCGATGACGAGACAAAGCAAACCAAGGAGATCCTAAAGGGAGTTAACCTGTCGATGAAGACTGGCGAAATTCACGCCATCATGGGGCCGAACGGGACCGGGAAGTCGACCCTTTCCCAAACGATCATGGGTCAACCCGGTTACACAGTCACGGAAGGTGAAATCCTCTTAAACGGCGAAAACATTCTCGAGATGCCAGTTGATGAACGGGCGCGCAAGGGGCTATTCTTAGCCATGCAATACCCGGCTGAAATTCAAGGGGTGACCAACGCCGAATTCCTGCGGGCGGCCATCAACGCCCGCCGCCCCGCCGACGACCAAATCTCGGTGATGGACTTTATCAAAAAACTGGACCACAACCTCGCCCTCTTGGACATGGATGAATCCATGACCGAACGTTACCTCAACGAAGGCTTCTCCGGGGGGGAAAAGAAGCGTAACGAAATTTTACAATTATTGATGATCGAACCGTCCTTTGCCATCCTCGACGAAATCGACTCCGGTCTGGATATCGACGCCTTAAAGGTGGTCTCCAAGGGGGTCAACTCGATGCGCGGTGATAACTTTGGTTCTTTGATCATCACCCACTACCAACGGCTCTTGAACTACATCGTGCCAGACACCGTTCACGTCATGATGGGCGGCAAGATCGTCAAGACCGGTGACGCCGAATTGGCCAAGAAACTGGAAGCAGAAGGGTACGCTGGCTTGCGTGACGAACTGGGCCTCGACGTCAAGCTCGTTGATGACAACCACTAA
- a CDS encoding polyprenyl synthetase family protein, with translation MMKQTHFPHNPELNRALLAVSDLMAARIKTKDGQLESALQKMATNGGKFLRPAFFWLFASLTGQPQPEQRDRLIKLATSIEVLHMATLIHDDIIDDSPERRGRISIQAEFGKDVAVYSGDYLFTIFFDLITTTTATTPFLTTNAQIMHRILSGELGQMADRFKQDQTFLSYLRNINGKTAALFSLAASEGAYFGGADQRTVALAKRIGQNVGIAFQILDDILDYSSGDQLNKPVLEDLATGVYSLPLLLAMQANSAAFKPLLDKGRLMSEADMQLVRQLVLENGGVEQARQLATAFTKKAKAEINQLPAGSSRRALTKLCQRLLKRSS, from the coding sequence ATGATGAAACAAACACATTTTCCGCACAACCCCGAATTAAATCGGGCCCTCTTAGCCGTTAGCGACCTAATGGCAGCCCGGATCAAAACTAAGGATGGCCAACTAGAAAGCGCCCTGCAAAAAATGGCCACTAACGGCGGTAAGTTTTTGCGCCCCGCCTTTTTCTGGCTCTTTGCTTCCCTGACCGGCCAACCGCAACCAGAACAACGCGACCGCTTAATCAAGCTGGCCACCTCGATTGAAGTCCTCCACATGGCCACTTTAATCCACGATGACATTATTGACGACTCTCCCGAGCGGCGGGGACGCATCAGCATTCAAGCCGAGTTTGGCAAGGACGTGGCGGTTTATTCCGGCGATTACCTGTTCACGATCTTCTTTGACCTGATCACCACCACCACCGCTACAACTCCCTTTTTGACCACCAACGCCCAGATCATGCACCGGATCTTAAGCGGTGAACTGGGCCAAATGGCCGACCGTTTCAAACAAGACCAAACCTTCCTTTCCTACCTGCGCAACATCAACGGTAAGACGGCCGCCCTCTTCTCCTTGGCAGCTAGCGAAGGGGCCTACTTTGGCGGTGCCGACCAACGGACCGTCGCCCTAGCCAAGCGGATCGGCCAAAACGTCGGGATCGCCTTTCAGATCTTAGACGATATCCTCGACTACTCCAGCGGCGACCAACTCAACAAGCCGGTCCTAGAAGACCTGGCCACGGGGGTCTACTCACTCCCCTTGCTGTTAGCGATGCAAGCTAACTCGGCCGCCTTTAAGCCCCTCTTGGACAAGGGACGGTTAATGAGTGAAGCGGATATGCAGCTCGTCCGTCAATTAGTGCTTGAAAACGGCGGGGTCGAGCAAGCCCGTCAACTAGCCACCGCCTTCACCAAGAAAGCCAAAGCAGAAATCAACCAGCTCCCCGCCGGTTCCTCCCGGCGTGCCTTAACCAAGCTGTGCCAACGCCTGTTAAAACGGAGCTCATAA
- a CDS encoding ABC transporter substrate-binding protein, with translation MKFKWKRFAGLVLAGTLLTGVVAPVTGITAPTTVSAAAKTKTVTDMTGTKVKVPTKVTRVADLWHASNQVVLLLGGQKKLVATTPMIKQEGWFKTVDPGISKVTAPFSGQDIQIESLVKTKPDVVISSNPEQVKQAKQANLTAVNAMFQDFAGMKKSITLTADILGGDAPKIAKKYIKYLDGNISYVKKQLKGVKTTPSVLHITSPADLTKVDGTKTIVDEWIKMAGGKNAITTAGNMITVNAEDIVKANPDVIIVGQTTTANARKLLKADSTLSQLKAVKDNKVYGNPQGTFPWDRYSAEEALQILWAAQKLHPDQFKNLDMVKKTKSFYKTYYNYDLTTKQAKQILAGEMPK, from the coding sequence ATGAAGTTCAAGTGGAAGCGTTTTGCGGGCCTGGTACTGGCCGGAACCTTACTGACCGGGGTCGTTGCACCGGTTACCGGGATTACCGCTCCAACTACCGTTAGTGCCGCAGCTAAGACCAAGACGGTTACCGACATGACCGGGACCAAGGTGAAGGTTCCAACCAAGGTAACACGGGTGGCTGACCTCTGGCACGCCAGCAACCAAGTGGTCTTGTTGCTTGGCGGCCAAAAGAAGTTGGTTGCCACCACGCCAATGATCAAGCAAGAGGGCTGGTTTAAAACCGTTGACCCAGGAATCTCTAAGGTAACGGCGCCGTTCTCCGGTCAAGACATTCAAATCGAATCCCTGGTTAAGACGAAGCCGGACGTTGTGATTTCATCCAACCCGGAACAAGTTAAGCAGGCTAAGCAAGCTAACTTAACCGCCGTGAACGCCATGTTCCAAGACTTCGCCGGGATGAAGAAGTCGATCACTTTGACGGCCGACATCCTAGGTGGGGACGCCCCGAAGATCGCTAAGAAGTACATCAAGTACCTCGACGGCAACATCTCCTACGTTAAAAAGCAACTTAAGGGTGTTAAGACTACTCCTTCCGTTTTGCACATCACGAGCCCAGCTGACCTGACTAAGGTTGATGGGACCAAGACGATCGTTGACGAATGGATTAAGATGGCCGGAGGTAAGAACGCCATCACTACTGCCGGTAACATGATCACCGTTAATGCCGAAGACATCGTGAAGGCTAACCCAGACGTGATCATCGTTGGTCAAACCACGACCGCCAACGCTCGTAAGCTCTTGAAGGCTGATTCCACCCTTTCCCAATTGAAGGCTGTCAAGGATAACAAGGTTTACGGTAACCCACAAGGGACCTTTCCGTGGGACCGTTACAGTGCTGAAGAAGCGCTGCAAATCCTCTGGGCCGCCCAAAAGCTTCACCCAGACCAATTCAAGAACCTGGACATGGTTAAGAAGACCAAGTCCTTCTACAAGACTTACTACAACTACGACTTAACCACGAAGCAAGCTAAGCAAATCCTCGCCGGGGAAATGCCGAAGTAA
- the sufD gene encoding Fe-S cluster assembly protein SufD: MTLDVQTIADQIEEVSHQHGEPYTLLDRRLEALQLMADQKMPTIPRYHFEDWPLLSDQPLAFEDSDPHLAEGLLDSDPDVIRIVQVGQTTTEVQLPEELRQQGVILTDIFSAARIHPRLIERFFMNRVVKPGENKMTAAHLAFLNAGVFLYVPKGVEIDTPIEAEIIQDATKDQPLNSHLLIVAEAQSKIHFLQHLQTVGERSVPANMMVEIVAQEGSNVAFSSLDELGPNTHVYFKRRANIGRDAHVEWAVGLMNDGNTLGDMDSELIGQGGYADAKAIAVTTGSQLMAVNNRVTNRGKKTTGLINQRGVLLEKSELIFNGIGQIVHGAHGAKADQQNRVLMMSGDAHGDANPILLIDENDVVAGHAASVGPVDPEQMYYLMSRGIDRATAERMVIRGFLGSVLTVIPAKNVRDKLVAVLERKLADGQKY; encoded by the coding sequence ATGACATTAGATGTTCAAACGATCGCCGACCAAATAGAGGAAGTTTCCCACCAACACGGGGAGCCCTACACCTTATTGGATCGGCGCCTGGAAGCTTTGCAACTGATGGCCGACCAAAAGATGCCAACGATTCCGCGTTACCACTTTGAGGATTGGCCACTGTTAAGCGACCAACCACTGGCCTTTGAGGATTCCGACCCGCACCTGGCCGAGGGGTTGCTTGACTCCGACCCGGATGTGATCCGGATTGTCCAAGTCGGTCAAACTACCACCGAGGTTCAGCTGCCGGAAGAACTGCGCCAACAAGGGGTTATCTTAACCGATATTTTCTCGGCGGCCCGGATTCATCCCCGCTTGATTGAACGCTTCTTTATGAACCGGGTGGTTAAGCCGGGGGAAAATAAGATGACCGCCGCACACTTAGCCTTTTTAAACGCCGGGGTCTTCTTATACGTTCCCAAGGGGGTCGAAATTGACACCCCGATCGAAGCCGAGATCATTCAAGACGCCACCAAGGACCAACCGTTAAACTCCCACCTCTTGATTGTCGCCGAGGCCCAGTCCAAGATCCACTTCCTCCAGCACTTACAAACGGTCGGGGAACGGTCGGTGCCGGCTAACATGATGGTCGAAATCGTCGCTCAAGAGGGGAGCAACGTCGCCTTCTCCTCGCTGGATGAATTGGGGCCTAACACCCACGTTTACTTCAAGCGGCGGGCCAACATTGGCCGCGATGCTCACGTTGAATGGGCGGTTGGCTTAATGAACGACGGCAACACCCTGGGGGACATGGACTCCGAATTGATTGGCCAGGGGGGCTATGCCGACGCTAAGGCGATCGCCGTGACCACCGGCAGCCAGTTGATGGCCGTCAACAACCGGGTTACTAACCGCGGCAAGAAGACGACCGGGTTGATTAACCAGCGCGGGGTCCTACTTGAAAAGTCCGAGTTGATCTTTAACGGGATTGGTCAAATCGTTCACGGGGCGCACGGGGCCAAGGCCGACCAGCAAAACCGGGTCCTGATGATGTCCGGGGATGCCCATGGCGACGCCAACCCGATTCTTTTGATTGACGAAAACGATGTGGTCGCCGGTCACGCCGCTTCGGTCGGACCAGTCGATCCGGAACAAATGTATTACCTAATGAGCCGCGGGATTGACCGGGCGACCGCCGAGCGGATGGTCATCCGGGGCTTCCTGGGCTCCGTGTTAACCGTCATCCCGGCCAAAAACGTTCGCGATAAGCTGGTAGCGGTACTAGAAAGGAAGCTTGCAGATGGACAAAAGTATTAG
- the feoB gene encoding ferrous iron transport protein B, with product MTTVALLGNPNTGKTTIFNSLTDKYAYVGNWTGVTVEKKLGQIKDSAVTLVDLPGVYSLNPLTKDEAIVTSYLLNDHPDLILNVTNAGQLKRNLLLTIEVLELGAPVILNLNMIDDLKRQGKYYDPKVLEEWLGCEVKTTNARSHEGVAALKAELASLKERRQAKPLLLDYPPMVKQAIRQATEALVKDYDMDHDYAQWLSIQYINKNKAVRRFALFRDLTPLRSQEKYYDAQNFEDQIFNTRFAFIEKLLGAASQPIASTSKVEMTSKIDRIVTNPVLGLPIFAGIFFLIFKLSFDWVGTPLSDMLDGFISGPLSTTADQVLTAAGALPVLRSLIVDGLIAGVGGILVFIPQIFVLFACISLLEDSGYMARAALVTDRIMQFIGLNGKSFIPLIIGFGCNVTGIMAARTIEQPKERLITTLISPFMSCSARLPVYSLVVAAFFPKHQALIVLSVYFLGIIVALLVAKGYQLYFGVTDSSVFIVELPQYHLPRFDVIWHGTWDKGKGFVKKAGTVIFAGTVIIWLLASFGPHGFVTNSSHSFAASLGHLLVPFLAPVGITQWQTIAALFTGVLAKEAITSSMMVMFHTSSQAVLISALGQFINPVAAYALLVFILLYAPCFATLGTIKQETGSTKWTIWSLVSSLIIAYGLAWLIYTVGSLFI from the coding sequence ATGACCACCGTTGCACTCTTGGGTAACCCCAACACCGGAAAAACGACCATCTTTAACTCCCTAACCGATAAGTACGCCTACGTCGGGAACTGGACCGGGGTCACGGTCGAAAAAAAGCTTGGCCAAATTAAGGACAGCGCCGTGACCTTAGTCGACTTACCGGGGGTCTACTCCTTAAACCCCTTAACTAAGGATGAAGCGATCGTCACTTCTTACCTATTAAACGACCACCCCGACCTGATCTTAAACGTCACCAACGCCGGCCAACTGAAGCGCAACCTTTTGTTGACCATTGAGGTCTTAGAACTCGGGGCGCCGGTGATTTTAAACCTCAACATGATCGACGACTTAAAGCGCCAGGGCAAGTACTATGACCCCAAGGTCCTCGAAGAATGGCTGGGCTGTGAGGTGAAGACCACCAACGCCCGTTCCCACGAGGGGGTCGCCGCCCTCAAGGCCGAACTGGCCAGCTTAAAGGAGCGCCGCCAGGCCAAACCACTGCTCCTCGACTACCCGCCGATGGTTAAGCAGGCAATCCGTCAGGCCACCGAGGCCCTCGTCAAAGATTACGATATGGACCACGATTACGCCCAGTGGCTTTCGATTCAATACATCAACAAAAACAAGGCGGTCCGACGCTTCGCCCTCTTTAGGGACTTGACCCCGCTGCGTAGCCAGGAAAAATACTACGACGCCCAAAACTTCGAAGACCAGATTTTCAATACCCGCTTTGCCTTCATCGAAAAGTTGCTGGGGGCGGCCAGCCAACCCATCGCCTCGACCAGCAAAGTGGAAATGACCTCTAAGATTGACCGGATCGTGACCAACCCCGTTTTAGGGTTGCCAATTTTTGCCGGGATCTTCTTTTTGATCTTCAAACTGTCCTTTGACTGGGTGGGAACGCCCCTGTCTGACATGCTAGACGGCTTCATCTCCGGCCCCCTTTCGACCACCGCTGACCAGGTCCTGACCGCAGCCGGGGCCTTACCAGTGTTACGGTCCTTGATTGTGGACGGCCTGATCGCCGGGGTCGGGGGGATCTTGGTCTTTATCCCCCAAATTTTCGTCCTCTTTGCCTGCATCTCGCTGCTAGAAGATTCGGGTTACATGGCCCGGGCAGCCCTGGTGACTGACCGGATCATGCAGTTTATCGGATTAAACGGGAAGTCCTTTATTCCCTTGATCATTGGCTTTGGGTGTAACGTGACCGGGATCATGGCGGCGCGAACAATTGAGCAACCAAAGGAACGGTTAATCACAACCTTAATTTCACCATTCATGTCCTGTTCGGCCCGCCTGCCGGTTTACTCACTGGTGGTCGCCGCCTTCTTCCCGAAGCACCAAGCACTGATTGTCCTATCAGTTTACTTCCTGGGGATTATCGTCGCCCTCTTAGTCGCTAAGGGTTACCAACTCTACTTTGGCGTCACCGACTCCTCGGTCTTCATCGTTGAACTACCTCAGTACCACCTCCCCCGCTTTGACGTCATTTGGCACGGGACTTGGGACAAGGGGAAGGGCTTCGTGAAAAAAGCCGGGACGGTCATCTTTGCCGGGACGGTCATCATTTGGCTATTGGCCTCCTTTGGCCCCCACGGTTTCGTCACTAATTCTAGCCACTCCTTTGCCGCTAGCCTTGGCCACCTGTTGGTTCCCTTCCTTGCACCGGTCGGTATCACCCAGTGGCAAACGATCGCCGCCCTCTTTACCGGGGTCTTAGCTAAAGAAGCGATCACTTCCAGTATGATGGTGATGTTTCACACCAGCAGCCAAGCGGTCTTGATTAGCGCCCTGGGCCAATTCATCAACCCGGTTGCCGCTTACGCCCTCTTGGTATTTATCCTCTTGTACGCCCCGTGTTTTGCCACCTTGGGGACGATCAAGCAAGAAACCGGATCGACCAAGTGGACAATCTGGTCCTTGGTTTCTAGCCTGATCATTGCTTACGGCCTGGCCTGGCTGATTTACACGGTCGGCAGCCTCTTCATTTAG
- the sufB gene encoding Fe-S cluster assembly protein SufB: protein MTKASEILHDDQEYEYGFHDDIHPVFSTGRGLTEEVVRAISKEKNEPEWMLDYRLKAYEIYKAMPMPKFGPDLSELDLDHMLYYQKMTDKKFRDWEEVPDDLKKTFDRLGVPEAERKYLAGSSAQYESEVVYHNMREEFEKLGIIFTDTDTALREYPDLFKEWFGKLVQPDDNKFAALNAAVWSGGYFIYVPKGVQTKTPIQSYFRLNSENTGQFERTLIIVDEGASVDYVEGCTAPNYSSDSLHAAVVEVNVLKDAYCRYTTIQNWSDNVYSLETKRAAAMDHATMEWVDGNLGSKVTMKYPSVYLDGEGAKGTMLSIAVASNGIHQDSGARMIHNAKNTSSSIVSKSIARTGGSTDYRGTVRFTKNAEGSKAHVECDTIIMDDQSKSDTIPYNEINCSNVAMEHEAKVSKISEEQLYYLMSRGISEEKATEMIIMGFVEPFTKQLPMEYAVELNRLISFEMEGSIG from the coding sequence ATGACCAAGGCTAGCGAAATCCTGCATGACGACCAGGAATACGAATATGGTTTCCACGACGACATCCACCCGGTCTTCTCAACGGGCCGGGGGTTAACCGAGGAGGTCGTGCGCGCCATTTCCAAGGAAAAAAATGAACCCGAGTGGATGCTCGATTACCGGCTTAAGGCGTACGAAATTTACAAAGCGATGCCGATGCCCAAGTTTGGCCCGGATCTATCAGAACTAGATCTTGACCACATGCTCTACTACCAAAAGATGACCGACAAGAAGTTCCGCGACTGGGAAGAGGTTCCGGACGACTTAAAGAAGACCTTTGACCGGCTAGGGGTACCAGAGGCTGAACGTAAGTACCTCGCCGGCTCATCGGCTCAGTACGAATCCGAAGTGGTTTACCACAACATGCGCGAGGAATTCGAAAAGCTCGGCATTATCTTTACCGACACCGATACCGCCCTACGCGAGTACCCGGACCTGTTTAAAGAGTGGTTTGGCAAGTTGGTTCAACCAGATGACAATAAGTTTGCCGCCCTTAATGCCGCCGTTTGGTCGGGGGGCTACTTTATTTACGTGCCCAAGGGCGTTCAAACTAAAACGCCGATTCAGTCTTACTTCCGGTTAAACTCCGAGAATACCGGCCAGTTCGAGCGGACCTTGATCATCGTCGACGAAGGGGCCTCAGTCGATTACGTGGAAGGGTGTACCGCCCCGAACTACTCATCGGACTCCCTGCACGCCGCCGTGGTGGAAGTGAACGTCTTAAAGGACGCCTATTGCCGCTACACGACGATCCAGAACTGGTCGGATAACGTCTACTCGCTGGAAACCAAGCGGGCGGCGGCGATGGACCACGCGACCATGGAATGGGTCGACGGGAACCTAGGCTCCAAGGTAACGATGAAGTACCCGTCCGTTTACTTAGATGGTGAGGGGGCCAAGGGGACGATGTTGTCGATCGCCGTGGCTTCTAACGGGATCCACCAAGATTCGGGGGCCCGGATGATCCACAACGCCAAGAACACCTCCAGTTCGATCGTTTCTAAGTCGATCGCCCGGACCGGGGGCTCGACTGACTACCGGGGGACCGTTCGCTTCACCAAGAACGCTGAAGGCTCCAAGGCCCACGTCGAATGCGATACGATCATTATGGACGACCAATCCAAGTCCGATACGATTCCTTACAACGAAATCAACTGCTCGAACGTGGCGATGGAGCATGAAGCCAAGGTTTCCAAGATTTCAGAAGAGCAGCTCTACTACCTAATGAGCCGCGGAATTTCCGAAGAAAAGGCCACTGAAATGATCATCATGGGCTTTGTGGAACCATTCACCAAGCAGTTGCCGATGGAGTACGCCGTTGAGTTAAACCGCCTAATTTCCTTTGAAATGGAAGGCTCAATCGGTTAA
- a CDS encoding cysteine desulfurase has protein sequence MDKSISDLRADFPILDQRVNDEPLVYLDNAATAQRPTPVLKQVLDFYQTDNANVHRGVHTLAERATADYEAARDRVQKFIHAKKREEVIFTKGCTDSLNLVAATYGEQNIQAGDEIVISIMEHHSNLIPWQQLALKKGATLKYIGLTKEGELDLADAAAKITDRTKIVAVTHASNVMGTVTPLKQLAKLAHQHGAIIVGDGAQAVPHMKVDVTELDVDFYAFSGHKMMSPTGIGVLYGKQALLEAIPPYQYGGEMIGTVTEQASTWAALPYKFEAGTQNIAGAVGLGAAIDYLTAIGMDQVEAHERVLVQTVLPQLLAIEGLTVYGPTDPAKHTGVISFNLGHLHPHDLATALDMEGVAVRAGHHCAQPLMNYLGLEASARASFYLYNTAADAEKLVSALKEAKEFFRIGTI, from the coding sequence ATGGACAAAAGTATTAGTGACCTTCGCGCCGACTTTCCGATTTTGGACCAGCGGGTTAACGATGAGCCTCTGGTGTACCTCGATAACGCCGCTACGGCCCAGCGCCCCACCCCGGTTCTTAAGCAGGTACTCGACTTTTACCAAACCGATAACGCCAACGTGCACCGCGGGGTCCACACCCTAGCGGAACGGGCAACCGCCGATTACGAAGCGGCCCGCGATAGGGTGCAGAAGTTCATTCACGCAAAGAAGCGAGAAGAAGTGATCTTTACCAAGGGGTGCACCGATTCCTTAAACCTGGTCGCCGCCACTTACGGCGAGCAAAACATCCAGGCCGGCGATGAAATTGTCATCTCAATTATGGAACACCACTCCAATTTGATTCCGTGGCAACAGCTAGCGCTTAAAAAGGGCGCCACCCTTAAGTACATCGGTTTAACGAAGGAGGGCGAATTGGATCTGGCAGATGCGGCGGCTAAGATTACCGACCGTACCAAGATCGTCGCCGTTACTCACGCTTCCAACGTGATGGGAACGGTGACGCCCTTAAAACAATTGGCCAAGTTGGCCCACCAACACGGGGCGATTATCGTCGGCGACGGGGCCCAAGCGGTTCCCCACATGAAGGTTGACGTAACCGAATTGGACGTGGACTTTTACGCTTTTTCCGGCCATAAGATGATGTCGCCCACCGGAATCGGGGTCTTGTATGGCAAACAAGCCCTGTTGGAGGCCATACCCCCTTATCAGTACGGCGGCGAAATGATTGGCACGGTAACCGAACAGGCAAGTACCTGGGCGGCCCTGCCGTACAAGTTTGAGGCCGGGACCCAAAACATCGCCGGGGCCGTTGGCTTAGGGGCGGCGATCGATTACTTGACGGCGATTGGAATGGACCAGGTTGAAGCCCACGAACGGGTGCTGGTGCAAACGGTCTTGCCTCAATTACTCGCAATTGAGGGGCTAACGGTTTACGGACCGACCGACCCGGCTAAGCACACCGGGGTGATCTCCTTTAACCTCGGCCACCTGCACCCCCACGACCTGGCGACGGCGCTAGACATGGAAGGGGTCGCCGTGCGGGCGGGTCACCACTGCGCACAACCATTGATGAATTACCTTGGTCTGGAGGCCAGCGCCCGGGCCAGCTTTTACCTGTATAACACCGCGGCTGACGCTGAGAAGTTGGTGTCAGCACTAAAGGAAGCAAAGGAGTTCTTCAGAATTGGGACTATCTAA
- the sufU gene encoding Fe-S cluster assembly sulfur transfer protein SufU: MGLSKLNNLYREVILDHADHPHNKGALKDATNAITLNNPTCGDEIDLQVKVGSDGLIDEIGYTGHGCTISQASASMMTEAIKGKRPDEALAMAKIFSDMAIGKDHDLADLQALGDAQVLTSIMEFPARIKCATLAWWALQRALLKDTDEEDIDDQG; the protein is encoded by the coding sequence TTGGGACTATCTAAGTTAAATAATTTATACCGGGAGGTTATCTTAGACCACGCTGATCACCCCCACAACAAGGGAGCCTTAAAGGACGCCACTAACGCCATTACCTTAAATAACCCGACTTGTGGTGACGAAATCGACTTGCAAGTCAAGGTAGGTTCAGATGGCTTAATTGACGAAATTGGCTATACCGGTCACGGCTGCACGATTTCACAGGCATCGGCGTCGATGATGACTGAAGCCATCAAGGGGAAGCGCCCAGACGAGGCTCTGGCAATGGCTAAGATCTTTTCGGACATGGCGATCGGTAAGGACCATGACCTAGCGGACCTACAAGCGTTAGGGGACGCCCAGGTGCTAACCAGCATCATGGAATTCCCCGCCCGCATCAAGTGTGCCACCCTAGCTTGGTGGGCCTTACAGCGGGCACTGTTAAAGGACACTGATGAGGAGGATATTGATGACCAAGGCTAG